A window of Sulfobacillus thermosulfidooxidans contains these coding sequences:
- the pstB gene encoding phosphate ABC transporter ATP-binding protein PstB, with amino-acid sequence MGNVDDRSVPDIEVRHLSVWYGHTPALKNINLRVDAGQVLAIIGPSGCGKSTFLRVLNRMIERLALVRIEGSVRVGSFDVLDDHVDVTHLRRTVGMVFQHPNPFPMTIFDNVAYGPRIFGIKSSTQLRKTVEDSLKRAALWDEVRGKLRRSASTLSGGQQQRLCIARALAVDPQVLLLDEPTASLDPVSSAKIEELIVQLKSQYTMIIVTHNLQQAARVSDVVAFFEQGQLIEMGFTQDIFTAPREKRTEEFLTGRFD; translated from the coding sequence TTGGGCAACGTGGACGATCGTTCTGTACCCGATATTGAAGTCCGCCATCTTTCGGTATGGTATGGCCATACGCCAGCCTTGAAAAACATTAACTTACGTGTTGATGCTGGACAAGTGTTAGCCATTATTGGTCCGTCGGGATGTGGAAAATCCACCTTTTTGAGGGTGTTAAACCGGATGATTGAACGGTTGGCACTTGTCAGAATTGAAGGGAGCGTGCGGGTAGGGAGCTTCGATGTTCTCGATGATCACGTTGATGTGACCCATTTGAGACGTACCGTGGGCATGGTCTTTCAACATCCTAATCCCTTTCCTATGACGATTTTTGACAATGTGGCATATGGCCCGCGAATTTTTGGCATCAAATCCTCGACACAATTACGTAAAACTGTGGAAGATAGCTTAAAGCGAGCAGCGTTATGGGATGAAGTGCGAGGAAAGCTGCGGCGAAGTGCTAGCACATTATCGGGAGGGCAGCAACAACGCTTATGCATTGCGAGGGCCTTAGCCGTCGATCCGCAAGTCTTATTGTTGGATGAGCCCACGGCTTCTTTAGATCCCGTTTCTAGTGCCAAGATTGAGGAATTGATTGTGCAATTAAAGTCACAATATACGATGATTATTGTGACGCACAATTTGCAACAAGCCGCGAGGGTATCCGATGTGGTGGCCTTTTTTGAACAGGGCCAGCTAATTGAAATGGGTTTTACCCAAGATATCTTTACGGCTCCAAGAGAAAAACGAACGGAAGAATTTTTGACTGGCCGATTTGATTAA
- a CDS encoding phosphoglycerate kinase, whose product MTNAFRRMEELGDIYGKRILVRVDFNIPIDPTTGKITDDSRIQGSLPTLKSLLQKGGRVIAISHRGRPKSPNPQDSLQPVFDYLQEHLDFPVRFVNEVMSPRVTEASQALKPGELLILENLRFHPGEKTNSREFAAYLASLADIYVNDAFGTSHREDASIVGVPEFLPAYAGLLMAEELDTLDEILTHPQRPYWAIIGGAKVSDKVKLLARLLDLVDGLIIGGGMANTFLYAEGYDMGKSLVEPGAVNTAKDLVERAKTKGIPVILPTDMVLAKEFKADAPSRVAKITDIHSDEMALDIGPETVKAIVQALNPAKTVLWNGPMGVFEFEAFAQGTLAVARELAHLNAAVVVGGGDSVAAVNKAGVKDKLTHISTGGGATLRYLEGEDLPGVRALKHAVHE is encoded by the coding sequence ATGACAAACGCATTTCGTCGCATGGAGGAACTGGGAGATATCTATGGAAAGCGTATTCTTGTACGGGTCGATTTTAATATTCCCATCGATCCCACTACGGGAAAAATTACAGATGACAGCCGCATTCAAGGGTCATTACCCACGCTAAAATCCTTGTTGCAAAAAGGTGGTCGCGTGATCGCGATCAGTCACCGGGGCCGTCCCAAATCACCCAATCCGCAAGATTCATTGCAACCGGTATTCGACTATTTGCAAGAACACTTGGACTTCCCCGTGCGTTTTGTGAATGAGGTCATGTCGCCCAGGGTTACGGAAGCCAGCCAGGCATTAAAACCCGGGGAACTCTTAATTTTGGAAAACTTGCGTTTTCATCCGGGCGAAAAAACAAATTCCCGTGAATTTGCCGCGTACCTGGCGAGTCTTGCCGATATTTACGTCAATGATGCTTTTGGTACATCCCACCGCGAAGATGCTTCGATTGTCGGGGTGCCAGAATTTTTACCAGCGTATGCGGGCCTTTTAATGGCCGAAGAATTAGACACATTAGATGAGATTTTGACCCACCCCCAGCGTCCGTATTGGGCGATTATTGGTGGTGCCAAGGTCAGTGACAAGGTAAAATTATTGGCTCGTCTGCTAGATTTAGTCGACGGGCTCATCATTGGCGGCGGGATGGCCAATACCTTTTTGTATGCTGAAGGCTATGATATGGGAAAGTCCTTGGTTGAACCGGGGGCCGTGAATACGGCAAAAGACCTGGTCGAACGAGCTAAGACTAAAGGAATTCCTGTCATCTTGCCTACGGATATGGTTTTAGCGAAAGAATTTAAGGCCGATGCCCCATCTCGGGTTGCCAAGATAACAGATATTCACTCCGATGAAATGGCGCTCGACATTGGTCCTGAGACGGTCAAGGCGATTGTCCAGGCACTGAATCCGGCGAAAACGGTCCTATGGAATGGGCCCATGGGTGTTTTTGAGTTTGAAGCGTTTGCTCAAGGCACACTGGCTGTAGCCCGAGAATTGGCTCACCTTAATGCTGCGGTGGTAGTAGGCGGCGGCGATTCCGTCGCTGCGGTGAACAAAGCGGGCGTCAAAGACAAGCTTACTCACATTTCCACAGGCGGTGGCGCTACCTTGCGCTATCTTGAAGGGGAAGATCTTCCCGGCGTGCGTGCCTTGAAACATGCCGTGCATGAATAG
- the gap gene encoding type I glyceraldehyde-3-phosphate dehydrogenase translates to MVRVGINGFGSIGRRFFRIAQKQDIFEIVAINDLTDATTIAHLLKYDSNYGIFDADVRAEGSNLIVNGKEIIVSAQRDPGAIPWKQYGVDIVIESTGLFTDANKARAHIEGGGAKKVIISAPASNEDRTIVLGVNQQLYDPSHDNVISNASCTTNCLAPVAKVLDEVFGIESGMMTTVHSYTNDQKLLDLPHKDLRRARAGAINIIPSSTGAARALHLVLPQLKGKLNGMSLRVPTPVVSIVDLTVNTRESVSVQAINESFQKAAETSLKGILQFTDKPLVSSDFKGNPHSSIVDGLETMVVGDHMAKVLAWYDNEWGYANRLVELTELVAEKGV, encoded by the coding sequence GTGGTAAGAGTTGGTATCAATGGATTTGGAAGTATTGGGCGTAGGTTTTTCCGAATTGCGCAAAAACAAGATATTTTTGAGATAGTTGCTATCAATGATTTGACGGATGCCACGACCATTGCTCATCTCCTGAAATATGATTCCAATTATGGAATTTTTGATGCGGATGTGAGGGCAGAAGGTTCAAATCTGATTGTAAACGGAAAAGAAATCATCGTCTCTGCGCAAAGAGACCCCGGCGCAATCCCATGGAAACAATATGGCGTTGATATCGTGATTGAATCGACAGGATTGTTTACGGATGCCAATAAGGCACGAGCACATATTGAAGGTGGCGGGGCTAAAAAAGTCATTATATCGGCTCCAGCATCGAATGAAGACCGGACGATCGTATTAGGCGTAAACCAACAACTTTATGATCCTTCCCACGACAATGTGATCTCCAACGCCTCTTGTACCACCAACTGCTTAGCCCCTGTAGCGAAAGTTCTTGACGAGGTGTTTGGTATCGAATCCGGTATGATGACCACCGTGCACTCGTATACCAATGACCAAAAGTTATTGGATCTCCCGCATAAAGATTTGCGGCGGGCGCGAGCTGGCGCCATTAACATTATTCCAAGCAGCACAGGAGCCGCCCGGGCACTGCATTTGGTGCTCCCCCAATTGAAAGGCAAGCTAAATGGCATGTCTTTACGCGTTCCCACTCCCGTTGTTTCGATTGTTGATTTGACAGTCAATACCCGCGAATCCGTATCGGTTCAAGCCATCAATGAATCCTTCCAGAAAGCCGCTGAAACCTCATTGAAAGGGATTTTGCAATTTACGGATAAACCTCTCGTGTCATCTGATTTCAAGGGCAATCCGCATTCCAGTATTGTCGACGGGTTAGAAACCATGGTTGTCGGGGATCATATGGCCAAAGTCTTGGCGTGGTACGACAATGAATGGGGTTATGCCAATCGGCTGGTCGAATTGACCGAACTCGTTGCGGAAAAGGGCGTGTAA
- the phoU gene encoding phosphate signaling complex protein PhoU has protein sequence MVRQTFHHQLTELEQELIRMGALVEDQLRRAVRSLTEQDVALAHQVIADDDRVDAMEMDIERRCLTLLALQQPLASDLRVVSTVLKIITDLERMADHASDIAKVTVRLNHEPPIKPLIDIPEMARLTSSMVRLALNAYIHRSIEEAMTMIRLDDDVDHLYARVFRELLEIMRAQPETIGQGTYLLFVANYIERVADHATNLGEWVIYMVSGQRQELND, from the coding sequence ATGGTGCGGCAAACATTTCATCACCAATTAACGGAACTTGAGCAGGAATTAATACGCATGGGGGCATTGGTCGAAGACCAATTGCGGCGTGCTGTACGGTCTTTAACCGAACAAGATGTCGCCTTGGCGCATCAAGTGATTGCCGATGATGACCGGGTCGATGCCATGGAAATGGATATCGAGCGCCGGTGTTTGACGCTTTTAGCCCTGCAACAGCCTTTAGCCAGTGATTTGCGTGTGGTTTCGACGGTTCTTAAGATTATTACAGATCTTGAGCGGATGGCGGATCATGCTTCGGATATTGCCAAAGTGACGGTGAGGCTGAATCATGAGCCCCCTATCAAACCCCTTATCGATATCCCGGAAATGGCGCGACTCACCAGTTCCATGGTTCGCCTAGCATTAAATGCCTATATTCACCGTAGTATTGAAGAAGCAATGACCATGATCCGATTGGACGACGATGTCGATCATCTTTATGCCCGCGTGTTCCGAGAATTGCTAGAAATTATGCGGGCTCAGCCTGAAACTATTGGACAAGGCACCTATCTTTTGTTTGTGGCCAATTATATTGAACGGGTAGCGGATCATGCGACGAATCTTGGCGAATGGGTAATATATATGGTAAGTGGTCAGCGCCAAGAATTGAATGACTAG
- the tpiA gene encoding triose-phosphate isomerase: MNDTRETFLIANWKMHKTVEEGRAFARELVRRLENVSPKHQLIICPTALSLWAVGQELATSPVMLGAQNLDLGREGALTGALSGYLIHEAGARWVIVGHSERRNLFGETDALIGQKVAQAFDAHLRPILCVGESLDDYRSGQTFAVITRQIEAIFPYASPEVLKSLVVAYEPVWAIGSGEVPEPEQANEVAGLIRQILSKQISDDSNTVPVLYGGSVSSKNIHQFLEQAHIDGSLVGGASLQVDEFLKMADIGH, from the coding sequence GTGAACGATACGCGCGAGACTTTTCTCATTGCGAACTGGAAAATGCATAAAACGGTGGAGGAAGGGCGTGCTTTTGCTAGGGAATTGGTTCGCCGTTTAGAAAATGTGTCTCCAAAGCATCAATTGATTATTTGTCCGACAGCCTTAAGCCTTTGGGCTGTCGGACAAGAATTAGCCACCTCACCGGTCATGCTGGGGGCACAAAATCTCGATTTAGGGCGAGAAGGTGCTCTCACTGGGGCGTTATCAGGCTATTTAATCCATGAAGCCGGGGCTCGGTGGGTCATTGTTGGTCACTCTGAACGGCGCAACCTTTTTGGTGAAACAGATGCTTTGATTGGGCAAAAAGTCGCTCAAGCCTTTGACGCGCATTTGCGTCCAATTTTGTGCGTCGGTGAATCGCTCGATGATTATCGTTCCGGACAAACCTTTGCCGTTATTACCCGCCAAATTGAGGCGATCTTTCCTTATGCGAGTCCAGAGGTATTGAAATCCCTGGTGGTGGCCTATGAACCGGTGTGGGCGATCGGTAGCGGGGAAGTACCTGAACCTGAACAAGCGAATGAAGTGGCCGGCTTAATCCGCCAAATCCTCTCCAAACAAATTTCGGACGATAGCAATACGGTTCCCGTGTTATACGGGGGAAGCGTTTCTTCCAAGAACATCCATCAATTTCTCGAACAAGCACATATTGACGGTTCGCTGGTTGGCGGCGCATCATTGCAAGTGGATGAATTTCTTAAAATGGCGGATATTGGCCACTAA